The nucleotide window AGCAGAACGCCGCGCTGGTGGAGGAGTCCGCCGCCTCGGCCGAGGGGCTCAACACCAGTGCCGTGATGCTGGGCCGGGCCGCCCAGGTTTTCCACCTGCCAGGAAGGAAATAGGCCTCCAGCCCCCATGCAGTCTGCGCAAGCAGCTCTGCTTTTAATAGCAGATGAAATGGCAGCTTATTGGCGCGCAGTACGCGTATTGCCTGGCAGCGCCTGCGGGTGGCTGGTGCGAAACGGGTTGATGTCCAGCCCGCCACGGCGCGTGTAACGTGCGTAAACGGTGAGCTTGGTGGGTTTGCAGCGTGTCCAGATATCCATGAAGATGCGCTCCACGCATTGCTCATGGAACTCGTTGTGGTTACGGAAACTCACCAGGTACTGCAACAGCCCTTCCTGGTGGATCGGCGCACCGGTGTAACTGATCTGCACGCTACCCCAGTCGGGCTGGCCGGTCACCAGGCAGTTGCTCTTGAGCAGGTTGCTGACCAGCACTTCGCTCACCGGTGCGTCGGCTTGCCCCACGGTCAGCAACTCGGGCGCGGGCTGGTACTGCGTGCATTCCACATCCAGCCGGTCGAGGTTCATGCCATCGAGCTCAAACACCGGTTCACGGTCAAAAAGCTCGGGGGCAATCAGCGTCACACCGACGGATGACTGCATGGGACCACCGTGCCACACGGCTTCGGAAATGTCCGCGCGCAGGCGCGCCTGCACCTCGGCGAAGTCGGCGAAACGCGTGTTGTTGAAGCTGTTGAGGTACAGCTTGAACGACTTGCTCTCCACGATGTGGGTCGTCTCACACGGCACGGTGAAATGCGCCAGCGCCACCTGCGGCTTGCCACGGGTGTTGAGCCAGCTCAGTTCAAACGCGGTCCACATGTCGGCACCAAAAAACGGCGCCGCACCGGTGACACCGATCTCGGCGCGTTTGCCCGCGCGCGGGATGGGAAACAGCAGCGATGCGTCGTACTGGTCGATGTAGGCGGAGGCTTTGCCGAGCTGGGATTGTTCGGGGGTGTTCATGGTGTCACTCGCAAGAAATTTAACGGCTGGCAGCCGCCTGGAAATGCGGCAGCAGGGCCTGGAGGATCTGGCGCACCGGCTCAGGCGGCAGGTCGTGACCCATGCCGTCAATGCCAATGAGTTTGGCGCCGGGGATACGTTTGGCCGTGTCTTCGCCACAGGGGTAGGGCACCAGCGGGTCGGCCTTGCCGTGTATCACCAGCGTGGGGCTGGTGATGCGCGCAAGCTGCGCCGCGCGCGTGATGTCGGCCACGATGGCCAGCATCTGGCGCAGCGTGCCCACGGGGTGGAAGCTGCGCTCCAATGAAGCGGCCACCCGGGTGCGCATCTCGGCCTCGGGCGTGGGATAGGCCGAGCTGCCAATCGCCTTGAACAGGCCCACGCTGTGCTTGAGCACCGCCTCGCGGCTGCTGTCGCTGGGGCGGCTCAGCAATGCGCGCATGATTTCGGGTTTGGCCTGCGGCAGGCCGCGCGCACCGCTGGTGCTCATGATGCTGGTGAGGCTCAGCGTGCGCGAAGGCGCGGCAATCGCCACGCGCTGGGCGATCATGCCGCCCATGCTGACACCCACCACGTGTGCCTTGGCTATCTTCAGCGCATCCAGCACGCCCAGCGTGTCGGCGCACATGTCGCTCAGCGTGTAAGGCGCTTGCGGCACCAGACCCAAGCGGAACTTGATCATGGACCACAACATCTTGGGTCGGCCCAGAAAGTCGAAGTGGGTGGAGAGGCCCACATCGCGGTTGTCAAAACGCACCACACGGTAGCCCGCGTCTTCCAGCGCCTTGACCATCTGCGGCGGCCAGGCCACGAGTTGCATGCCCAGGCCCATGATGAGCAGCACCACGGGTTTGCTGGCGAAAGACGCGTCGGTCTGGGCGCTGTCTTCGACTTCGATCTCTATGCCATTTGCTCTGATTTTCATAGCTTGTTACGCAGTGTGGGTAAGGGCCAGAGGCCTATTTTTCTTAAAATTACGCCGCAGCCAACTTGCGGCGAAACACCAGACGCTCGGGCGTCGACTCTGCGGCATTCCAGGCGTAGCCGTCCACATCGAACGCGCGCAGTTGCTCGGGGCTCACCAGGCGGTGGGTCACGGCGTAACGTGCCATCAGCCCGCGCGCACGCTTGGCCATGAAGCTGATGATTTTGTACTGGCCATTTTTGTATTCCTGGAACACACATTCCACCACGCGCGCCTTGAGTGCCTTGGTGTTCACGGCCTTGAAATACTCCTGCGAGGCACAGTTCACCAGCACCGGGCTGATGTCAGCCTTCAGGCGCTGGTTCAGGTAGTCGGTTATCTGCGTGCCCCAGTACTGGTACAAATCCTTGCCTTTGTCAGTGGCCAGGCGTGTGCCCATCTCCAGCCGGTAGGGCTGCATCAGGTCCAGCGGGCGCAACACGCCGTACAGGCCGCTCAGGATGCACACATGGTCTTGCGCCCAGGCCAGGTCGCCGGCACCGAGCTTGCGTGCGTCCAGCCCGCCATACACGTCGCCATCAAAAGCCAGCACGGCCTGGCGTGCGTTCTTGACCGTGGCGCGGCTGGACCAGGCCTGGTACCGCGCCACATTGAGGGCAGACAGGTTGTCGCTGAGCGACATCAACTCCGCAATGTCTTGCGGCGAGTGGGTGCGCAGCACGTCGATCAATGCCTTGGATTGCTTGACGAACAGCGGCGCGGTGTGGGCCTGGTTGTCCAGCGGGGTGTCGTAGTCGAGGGATTTGGCAGGAGACAGAACAAAAAGCATGGTGCATTATCTGGGAAGCGACTCTCACCCTTTCCCAGCCACGACCATGTCCCCACAGCCCGACCCCAGTCCTTCCGCCACCCCCGGTACCGTACACCTGCGCTTTACCCAAACCCCATCCAACGCGCGGGCCATGTTGGCCTCGCTGTTCGCCGGGCGGCCCACCCAGGCCCCCGCCGAGGCGCTGGACATCAAGTTCCACGCCATCTGGAAAGGTGCACAGGCGCAAGCCTCGGCGCTGGCCCGCTACCAGCAGGTGTGCGAGCTGCCTGCCAACGGCACCCTGCCCTTGCTGTACGTGCACGCCATGGCCATGCCGCTGCACATGGCCATCCTCTCGCACGTGCGTTTTCCGGTGCGCCTGCTGGGCCTGGTGCACTGGTCCAACAGCATTGAGTCGCTGCGCCCCATTGCTGCAGGTGAACTGCTGGAGATGGAATGCAGCCTGGACGACATCACCGCCACCGACCGCGGCCAGTCCTTTGCGCTGCACACCACGGTGCGTGCCGACGGTGAAGTCGTTTGGCGCGAAGTGAGCACCTTCCTGTCTCCCCTGGCACGGAGCAAAACCGGCAAGAAACCCGCCTCTGCCGAAAACGCCGAACCGGCCTGGGGCGAGCCCATCGCCCAATGGGCCGTGGCCGCCAACGCAGGGCGGCGTTTTGCCGGCCCCTCGGGGGACTGGAACCCCATCCACGTGAGCGCTTTCACGGCGCGCCTGTTCGGTTACCCGCGCGCCATCGCACACGGCATGTTCAGCGCCGCCCGCTGCCTGGCCCTCTTGCAACAGGGGCAAGACCCGCATACCCCGGTGAAACTGGATCTGCGCTTCAAACGCCCGCTGCTGCTGCCCGGCCAGGTGGCGCTGCTGACCGCCCCCGAAGGCAATGGCACGCGTTTTGTGCTGCGTGTGTTGCCCAGCGGAGAGCCGCATATCGAAGGCACGCTAAGTCCATTGAGCCCGCTGTGACCTCTTACCGACACAATCAGCCATGACCGATACCAACCCATCCTCCCTCACCCACTTTGATCCCAAGGGCGACGCCCATATGGTGGACATCGGCGGCAAGCCCCAAACCCACCGCAAGGCGATAGCGGGCGGCCGCATCCAGATGAAGCAAAGCACGCTGGACCTGATCCAGAACGCCCAGGCCGCCAAGGGCGATGTGCTCGGTGTGGCGCGCGTGGCCGGCATCATGGCCGCCAAGCGCACCAGCGACCTGATCCCGCTGTGCCACCCCATCATGCTGTCGCGCGTGGCCGTCGAGTTTGAAATCGTCACCGCCACCGCCACCAGTGGCCCCGCTGTGCAGTGCCTGGCCATTGCCGAAACCACGGGCGGCACCGGCGTGGAAATGGAAGCCCTGACCGCCGTACAGATCACCCTGCTGACCATCTACGACATGTGCAAGGCCGTGGACAAAGGCATGGTGATGACCGATGTGAAGCTGCTAGAGAAACACGGCGGCAAGTCCGGCACGTACCTGGCGGCCCCATGAGCCACGGAGGGGCAGCGTTGCGTTCTGCCCCCTAATTTCACCCAAATGGGGGATGGTCAGACGGCAACCCCAATGGAATAATGGATTGGCCATCCAGAGGCATACCCACCCGTATTCAAGGAATTCCAGACCCCATGAGAGCGACCAACCGACGGGAATTCCTCATTGCCTCCCTGGCAACCGCTACGCTCTCCCCGTCTCTGGCAGCCCCGCCGATCCGCATGGGATATGCAGACATGGTCTGGGCATTCAGCCGGCGCAACCCGGATGGAACCGCCAGCGGACTCTTGGTTGACTCCATCAATGTGCTGGGTGAAAAGTGTGGCTTGGACTTTACGCACTTTGCCTACCCATGGGCACGAACGCAGGAAATGGTGAAGGTGGGCCTGCTCGACGGCTTCTGTACCAGCCGTGTCAAAGAGCGACTGGAGTACGCGGACTTTTGCAGCACACCACTTTCGCAGACAACCTTCGGGGCTTTCCATCGCAAGGAAGACACACGCATCCCTGACATTACGTCGGTCAAAGACATGCGCGCCTTGCGCCAGGGGACCTACCACGCGAACGGATACGCCTTGCAATTTCTGGAAATGGGCCAGATGCACATGGAGAGCAACACCGCTTCGCTACTGCGGTTGATCGCCCTGAACGCGCTGGATATCTTTGTTGCTGCGGAATCGGACGGGACGCGATTGATCGCCGAATTGGGTTTGCAGGACAAAATTGACTTTACGCCTCTGTCTTTCCTCCCCAAGGGCGAATTCTGCTTTGGTCTGCGAAAGACTTTTCCGGACGCCCAAGCCGTTCTGGCGAAGATGGAAGCGGTCACCAGGGTCGCCGTCAAGTCCAGAGAACTTCCATTGCTGCAGTACTCCGCACGCTGACACTTACCTGGCGGCACCCTGCGCTTGAGCGCTGTTTGGCGTTGACCGGTGTCTGCTCTGTGGGCCACCGAACGGACGCCAGACGCGTATCTGCCTAGCATTGGTTTTTCGGGGGACATCCTGAAAGTTCAACTGGAGCAGCTATGCACGAAAGCCACTACGCCATGACCACCCAAAAATGGGGCGGTGCACTCCGGGAAATGACCGGTCGCCTGCAGGAAACCACAGGCCGCTGGGTCGGCAGCAAAGAGCAGCAGATCCGTGGTCTGCAGCGCCAGGTGCTGGGCCGCGCGGACCAGCGCAACGGCGACGCCCGCCTACCGCGGCGCTAGGCCTACCCCACACCACCTCGCCCGTCTAGGGAGCGGGCAGGTCCACCACGGCCGCGGTCGCTTTGCGCACCAACGGCAAGACCAGCAACAAGGTCGGAAAAGCCACCAGCCACGACAGCCCCCAGGAGCCCAGCCACAGCGAGCCGAAACCGGCCACCGGGCCGACACTGCGCAGGGTGCTGACCAGCGAAACAATGC belongs to Rhodoferax saidenbachensis and includes:
- the moaC gene encoding cyclic pyranopterin monophosphate synthase MoaC — protein: MTDTNPSSLTHFDPKGDAHMVDIGGKPQTHRKAIAGGRIQMKQSTLDLIQNAQAAKGDVLGVARVAGIMAAKRTSDLIPLCHPIMLSRVAVEFEIVTATATSGPAVQCLAIAETTGGTGVEMEALTAVQITLLTIYDMCKAVDKGMVMTDVKLLEKHGGKSGTYLAAP
- the yaaA gene encoding peroxide stress protein YaaA; amino-acid sequence: MLFVLSPAKSLDYDTPLDNQAHTAPLFVKQSKALIDVLRTHSPQDIAELMSLSDNLSALNVARYQAWSSRATVKNARQAVLAFDGDVYGGLDARKLGAGDLAWAQDHVCILSGLYGVLRPLDLMQPYRLEMGTRLATDKGKDLYQYWGTQITDYLNQRLKADISPVLVNCASQEYFKAVNTKALKARVVECVFQEYKNGQYKIISFMAKRARGLMARYAVTHRLVSPEQLRAFDVDGYAWNAAESTPERLVFRRKLAAA
- a CDS encoding MaoC/PaaZ C-terminal domain-containing protein, whose protein sequence is MSPQPDPSPSATPGTVHLRFTQTPSNARAMLASLFAGRPTQAPAEALDIKFHAIWKGAQAQASALARYQQVCELPANGTLPLLYVHAMAMPLHMAILSHVRFPVRLLGLVHWSNSIESLRPIAAGELLEMECSLDDITATDRGQSFALHTTVRADGEVVWREVSTFLSPLARSKTGKKPASAENAEPAWGEPIAQWAVAANAGRRFAGPSGDWNPIHVSAFTARLFGYPRAIAHGMFSAARCLALLQQGQDPHTPVKLDLRFKRPLLLPGQVALLTAPEGNGTRFVLRVLPSGEPHIEGTLSPLSPL
- a CDS encoding DUF2798 domain-containing protein — protein: MKPSPQPPRSVFGLPKLPAKYAGVVMPFFLSIFMTCIVSLVSTLRSVGPVAGFGSLWLGSWGLSWLVAFPTLLLVLPLVRKATAAVVDLPAP
- a CDS encoding substrate-binding periplasmic protein produces the protein MDWPSRGIPTRIQGIPDPMRATNRREFLIASLATATLSPSLAAPPIRMGYADMVWAFSRRNPDGTASGLLVDSINVLGEKCGLDFTHFAYPWARTQEMVKVGLLDGFCTSRVKERLEYADFCSTPLSQTTFGAFHRKEDTRIPDITSVKDMRALRQGTYHANGYALQFLEMGQMHMESNTASLLRLIALNALDIFVAAESDGTRLIAELGLQDKIDFTPLSFLPKGEFCFGLRKTFPDAQAVLAKMEAVTRVAVKSRELPLLQYSAR
- a CDS encoding CsbD family protein, which encodes MHESHYAMTTQKWGGALREMTGRLQETTGRWVGSKEQQIRGLQRQVLGRADQRNGDARLPRR
- a CDS encoding alpha/beta fold hydrolase; amino-acid sequence: MKIRANGIEIEVEDSAQTDASFASKPVVLLIMGLGMQLVAWPPQMVKALEDAGYRVVRFDNRDVGLSTHFDFLGRPKMLWSMIKFRLGLVPQAPYTLSDMCADTLGVLDALKIAKAHVVGVSMGGMIAQRVAIAAPSRTLSLTSIMSTSGARGLPQAKPEIMRALLSRPSDSSREAVLKHSVGLFKAIGSSAYPTPEAEMRTRVAASLERSFHPVGTLRQMLAIVADITRAAQLARITSPTLVIHGKADPLVPYPCGEDTAKRIPGAKLIGIDGMGHDLPPEPVRQILQALLPHFQAAASR
- the queF gene encoding NADPH-dependent 7-cyano-7-deazaguanine reductase QueF (Catalyzes the NADPH-dependent reduction of 7-cyano-7-deazaguanine (preQ0) to 7-aminomethyl-7-deazaguanine (preQ1) in queuosine biosynthesis), which produces MNTPEQSQLGKASAYIDQYDASLLFPIPRAGKRAEIGVTGAAPFFGADMWTAFELSWLNTRGKPQVALAHFTVPCETTHIVESKSFKLYLNSFNNTRFADFAEVQARLRADISEAVWHGGPMQSSVGVTLIAPELFDREPVFELDGMNLDRLDVECTQYQPAPELLTVGQADAPVSEVLVSNLLKSNCLVTGQPDWGSVQISYTGAPIHQEGLLQYLVSFRNHNEFHEQCVERIFMDIWTRCKPTKLTVYARYTRRGGLDINPFRTSHPQALPGNTRTARQ